In Brassica napus cultivar Da-Ae chromosome A3, Da-Ae, whole genome shotgun sequence, the sequence aaaagatttagaaaaaggAATGATACCAAGAGATATTCTCCCGAAATTAAGACAACGAAAAATGGATATTCTAACCCGAATATTCCTTTTCCATCATCCTTATTATATCTCCCAACTTCATTTCCACTTTCCCTCATTTTTCTCACACTCAaggattaaaaaaacataacaaaaaagaagaagaagaaaaaaaaaaagcatgaaGTTCGGTAAGAGCCTGAGCAATCAGATTGAGCAGACACTGCCTGAATGGCGTGACAAGTTCTTGTCTTACAAAGACCTCAAGAAGCGTCTCAAGCTCATCGACTCCAAAAGCGTAGATCGCCCCGCCAAACGTCTCCGGCTCGACGAGAGCTCCGTCGGAATGTCGAAAGAAGAGATCAGTTTCATCCAGTTGCTGGAGGACGAGCTGGAGAAGTtcaacaacttcttcgtcgaGAAGGAGGAAGAGTACATCATCAGATTAAaggtaaaaaaattaataaaaacatctCATTGATTTGGGCCCAAGCCCAGCCCATTATCCCTTCAGGCCtgtaatatttagttttatatctATTGGTGAAAATAGGAACTGAGAGATAGGATTGGGAAAGCTAAAGATTCGAAGGAGAAGATGATGAGCATAAGGAAAGAGATCGTTGACCTCCACGGAGAGATGGTCCTCCTCGAGAACTACAGTGCTCTGAACTACACAGGATTGGTTAAGATACTGAAGAAGTACGACAAGCGAACCGGTGATCTCATGCGCTTGCCTTACATCCAGAAAGTTCTTCAGCAGCCCTTTTACACTACTGACTTGCTCTACAAGCTCATCAAGGAGTCCGAGGCGATACTCGATTGCTTCTTCGAGGATCCAACGGTTTCTGAATCAGCAGAGTCTGATGAGAGTGTCCAAGCGGAGCACAAGTTCATGGAGAGCCTCCACATGAAAAGTACTATAGCTGCTTTGCGTGTTTTGAAGGAGATAAGGAGCAAAAGCTCTACGGTTAGCGTCTTCTCGCTGCCCCCGCTTCAGTTAAACGGGTTAGACAAGATTCCGTTGTTGGAGCAAGAAGCCaaatagagagagaggagatAATGAATGCTTTTCCACTTCTCATACAGTACAAGCTAACATATTATAAAACCATACATTATCAATGTCTCTGGTCCTTTTAAAAGTCCTTAGGAGTTGTAACTTTGTTACTGTGTTGGTGTGTAGTCATCTGATATAATATACCACTTTCAGATTTTATCTCTTACTTCTCAAAATGGCACAATGTGATGTTAAGAACCAAAGCAAAAACTATATAAATGTATCAATTATCAATGTGATGTTATTATGCGTTACAACAGATTAGAAGTGAAAGAGATTAGGAATATGGACGGTTTTTGATTTGGTATTTGCTTATATAACAAAACTTCAGTCAAAGCCTTCCCATACGCGGAGACCCATCATACTGAGCGATCAATTAGAGATTGAGTTTTTTTTAGATGAGAAGCTTCTCAATAGCATCCTTGAGATGCTCGATTTGTTTTTCCAACAGACCTCCTTCATCGTTTGATATGACAGAACAAGCAATAACGGATCTTGATACACCACATGCTCTTCCCAAGGCCTGCTTTGAACGCACAAACACATACGGAACATTCTGCAACATAAAAGACAAGAAGAGTTCAGTGACCAAAACACTATACAaaacttaattaattattttaattatgagaaGTTTATCAAGAGGAAAAGATTAGACAGACTAATCAAACCAACTCATGAGTATCTCAAGAACTAAAAAACAggaaaacaatattcaaaactGGACAAGTAAACCGAAATGAAGTCACAAGAACAACATAAAAGGCTGTCTAAGTTCAGGAAACAAAAGCTACTTTGACTCTGACAAGACATAAAAACAAGAAGCAAATgtctaaaaaaacaaacaaggaAGAAAACAAACCTTATCCTCTGCTAGtaaaggaagatgaagaagaatatCCAGGGGATCTACATCTGTAGCCATAACCACAATCTCAGCAATCCCACGATTAAGTGCCTTCgtagctgaaaaaa encodes:
- the LOC106434609 gene encoding SPX domain-containing protein 1 yields the protein MKFGKSLSNQIEQTLPEWRDKFLSYKDLKKRLKLIDSKSVDRPAKRLRLDESSVGMSKEEISFIQLLEDELEKFNNFFVEKEEEYIIRLKELRDRIGKAKDSKEKMMSIRKEIVDLHGEMVLLENYSALNYTGLVKILKKYDKRTGDLMRLPYIQKVLQQPFYTTDLLYKLIKESEAILDCFFEDPTVSESAESDESVQAEHKFMESLHMKSTIAALRVLKEIRSKSSTVSVFSLPPLQLNGLDKIPLLEQEAK
- the LOC106434620 gene encoding NHP2-like protein 1; this encodes MTEEVVNSRAYPLADSQLSITILDLIQQAAYHQQLKKGANEATKALNRGIAEIVVMATDVDPLDILLHLPLLAEDKNVPYVFVRSKQALGRACGVSRSVIACSVISNDEGGLLEKQIEHLKDAIEKLLI